From a single Cnuibacter physcomitrellae genomic region:
- a CDS encoding cation:proton antiporter regulatory subunit — MGVLHTFITSDGGKVGVIAHRSGHSDLITFSDEEDGPDNNKVSLRLSEDEAHTLAELLGGTQITESLTALDQIPGLSIDWFTVDYEDYIAGQPLGSPAERGIAGLTVVAVVRGDSTNPAPAPDFRVFPGDTLVVAGSPEKVAKAFSFFRTGEAKVKAGALDGPPGS, encoded by the coding sequence GTGGGTGTGCTGCACACCTTCATCACCTCGGATGGGGGCAAGGTGGGGGTCATCGCCCACCGCTCCGGGCACAGCGATCTGATCACGTTCTCCGACGAGGAGGACGGCCCCGACAACAACAAGGTGTCGCTGCGCCTCAGCGAGGACGAGGCGCACACCCTCGCCGAACTGCTGGGCGGCACGCAGATCACCGAGTCGCTCACCGCTCTCGACCAGATCCCCGGCCTCTCGATCGACTGGTTCACGGTCGACTACGAGGACTACATCGCCGGACAGCCGCTAGGCAGCCCCGCTGAGCGCGGCATCGCCGGTCTCACCGTGGTCGCGGTGGTCCGCGGCGACTCCACCAACCCGGCGCCGGCGCCGGACTTCCGGGTGTTCCCGGGCGACACCCTGGTCGTCGCCGGGTCGCCCGAGAAGGTCGCGAAGGCCTTCTCCTTCTTCCGCACCGGCGAGGCCAAGGTCAAGGCCGGCGCCCTCGACGGCCCACCCGGCAGCTAG